The following DNA comes from Ascaphus truei isolate aAscTru1 chromosome 1, aAscTru1.hap1, whole genome shotgun sequence.
TTAGCAATGGAACTGCAGACAAAAAGCATACAGTATGGCAGAGCAGATAAAGCAATAATCCAGCCCAATTTTGTTTTCCAACCTTGCTTAAACCAGTGGGTTCCCACTGCTACATCATGTATGTTCCTCAGCATTTCATTAAAGGtaaaataaaaacagatacaATGGCTGCTGAAGGTCCATAAGTAAAGATCCACAAAACGTTTGCCCAAGGCTGCAAAAATGTGACCTTTTTCAGCTGCCCAACAATTGCAACCGGGTCAGAGTTCACAAGCGATTAACCAAGCCTTGggaatccagaccctgaaatagtgcTTTATTcgatagaggagagagagacctaTTTAGTAGAGTACTCATTAACTCATTTGAATATGCAATTAAGCTAAATTAAATTTGCAAAGTAATTTTAAGTGATTTGAAATGAgcattttccccccctcccagcctcaaATGCTCCGGAAATTGTTGTAGAATCACACTACTGTACATATTTCCCTTGTGACCACATTTCTGTGTTTAGCCCTGCCAGCTAATGACAGAGGCACATACTTACTGATCTCACCTACTCGACAAACATGGGTTTTCCTAATGGATGTTTTTGTACATGAGCTTTCACAGACCTAACATAATGCTAATTGATGAAAAATGATATTGAGGTTTTAAGAGCGTCTCATGCtggtctaaaaaaaataaaagtgtcaCAGTGCACAGCGTATCGCTCCAGAATCAATGTGGTGAATTGAATTGTGCTCTACATATTACACAACATATCAATAGTCCAGACCAGACCAGGTGTTAGTGCTATTTATGGGTATTAATAATATGTTCTTCATAGGTATCAAGTGAGTCTTTCTTCTGACCTGGAATGGCGACAAGACAGAGGTCACGGTATGAGTGAGGTCCAACGAGACCCTCGTGCAGGCTCTGAATCACAAGTGGAAGAAGCTCAGGTCGATCCACGCAAGTACTCGCAGAGCAGCTCCGAACGATTCCTGGAACAATCCCACTCTTCCATGGATCGAGTTTTTGAGGGAGATTATGGGGCATCCTGTGAATACAAAGTGGGCTCTCCTTCCTACTTGGATAAACTACTATGGCGAGACAACAAACCACATCACTACTCAGAGCCCAAACTGATTTTGGATCTTTCCAACTGGAAAAGAACAACAATCCCACCCACTGGAGAAATAGCGCTGGAAGAGGAGCCATCAAATCTATTTCTGGAGATAGCTCAGTGGGTGAAGAGCACTCAGTCACATCTTGAGTGCCCAGCAAGCCCACTTCCTGAGATACAAGATCACCACCAACCATGTTCTCCTCATCAGGAGGCACCAAGTGATATCAGCAACGATGCAGAATCTCAGTTTGACCTGGATGTTTTTATCTCCAGGGCACTAAAACTATGTACAAGTCAAGAAGACTTACCAGACAGCAAACTCAATGATATCAATGGGGCTTGTATTTCAGAGCACCCTAATGAAATTGTACAGAAGGAAGCATTTCATAAAGACAGGTGGTAGGAGGGTTGACTTGGAATTAACAATGTGTGATTTTTTTATATTGTGTTCTTGACAACACACGGTAGGAGGTTTGAATTTAAATTAACAATGTGTGATTTTTCATAATATATTCATGACCATACACTGCAAAACAGCATAACAAGTGGGGCATTTTACTGAGCACAGTTTTTACACAGTGGACATTAAACATTGGCATATGTACTAACCGCTGCCATGCCATAAAACACCAACTGACGCCAGAAGACACCACACAGCCCATTTAAGTGAAGTGAGTGAGCTGCAATGTGTCTTCCGGCACTAGGAGTCCaatggcatagcaccacttagtaagcATAGCCCAAAAAGCCTTTAGTTAAAGACAAGCACAAATCACTGCTGACTATTTGATGCCTTACAATACATAAGAAGAGAGTGAAGAAGGTGGGTGAACTATTAGTTGTATCTGCATTAACCCATTTAGTAGCTGCGTTCCAGCACTGTATTTCAGTCAGGACAATGTTGGGATGGGGTGAAAGTCCTTCTTGAAACAATTATTTGCCAGCTGTACTTTAAACAATTCGAGAAGGCGTCTCAAATCTATCTTCCTAGAGCCAGACCAGGATTTGTGAGCTACCAATAAGCATGTGCAAATGATCATTCACATGTGTTTCTGGGTGCATTGGTTCTTCCTAAAACCTGGCGAGGGTGCTGGCCACTGAGTATGACGTGGAGGTGTGTCCAATGCAATATAATGTATTTATAATCACTTTATCAGCATCCGAGTTACTTAACATTTACATTGGTTCTGCACATAATGCAGGGGCTCTCCTTCCTTAGCCTCCTCTCCCATATAGCAATGTATTTTATCTGGGTGGATGTGAACGGTCACGCAAAGCTCATCTGCAATGTTTCCTGGCTCTGGGAGGTTTTCcgagattttttttaattttttttttaatgtgcaggtttctttaaaaataaaaaaatatatataaatataacttcAGCAGTCACATTGTTCTCCTGACAGGTATTCTTTACTGggatatttttgttttaattaccCAGCAACCAGAGGTGTAAACCGAGCTTGGATCATCATAGCTGAGGTCCGTAGGTCCTGCATAAATCCAGgtacaaaaatacatacatacatatacagtgttcgacaaatcacccaaaaatctactcgcccaaccaaaaaatctactcgccacctagtcccgcccccaaccccgcccctagacccgcccctagtcccgcccccaaccccgctttaacataaaatatataaataaaatacatttaataaattcctagtcggaacaacatttgtttttgacataaatgtatttattgtattacattatactacaattagtccttgttacgtgtgtgtgtgtgtaaatgtcggatctagaaataaaagccaggtgtgaatgactagtttcctgaaccccttaaccagtgtctggacgtccccgcgtcacaatatctaaagcagcaatcccgcctgggatcttacctgatccgcagcccctcaatgtccaggtaccctcattcccgcaatgttatacattggaggggaggtgttccctacctgtcttctgggttaggggagttccgatgtcttccgtgtgaagcttgagtcagatctggaagaaagcagtataggtaatttcggtgtagtatagggcagttaagatatatagggtaaataagagatccagagtgtgagagagtttgagtgagagacacacagagagagacacacagagagagagacacacagagagagagacacacagagagagagacacacagagagagagacacacagagagagagacacacagagagagagagacacagagagagacacacagagagagacacacagagagagacacacagagagagacacacacagacacacagagagagacacacacacagagagacacacacagagagagacacacacagagagagacacacacagagagagacacacacagagagagacacacacagagagagacacacacacagagagacacacagagagagagacacacacacacacagagacacacacacacagagagagagacacagagagagagagagagagagagagagagagagagagagagagacacacacacacagagacacacacacacacagagacacacacacacacagagacacacacacacacagagacacacacacacacagagacacacacacacacacagagacacagagagacacacagagagacacacacacacagagagacacacacacacacacacacacagagagagagacacacacacacacacacacacacagagacacagagagagagacacacacacagagagagtgagagagagacacacagagagagagacacacagagagagagacacacagagagagagagaatgagagagcatgacagggagagatagagggcgagggcgactgggagagagagagagagagagggtgagggcgagagggagagggagagagagaaagagagggcgagagggagagagagggcgacagggtgagagggtgagagagagggcgacagggtgtgagagagagagggcgacagggtgagagcgacagggtaagtgagagagggtgagggtgacagggtgagtgagagagggtgagggtgacagggtaagagatagggtgacagggtaagagagagggtgagggtgacaggctgagagagagaggacgacagggtgagagagagggtgagggcgatagggtgagagagagagagggcgacagggtgagagagagagggcgacagggtgagagagagagggtgacagggtgagagagagagggcgacagggtgagagagagagggcgacagggtgagagagagagggcgacagggtgagagagagagggcgacagggtgagagagagagggcgacagggtgagagagagaggtcgacaggatgagagagagagggcgacagggtgagagggtgagggcgacagggtgagtgagagagggtgagggcgacagggtgagggtgacagggtgagtgagagagggtgagggcgacagggtgagtgagagagggtgagggtgacagggtgagtgagagagggtgagggtgacagggtaagagagagggtgagggtgacagggtaagagagagggtgagggtgacagggtaagagagagggcgagagagagagggcaatacggagaaggtgacacacagacacactcacagacacacacatacacacacacactcacacacactcacacacactcacacacacacacagacagagacactcacacagacagacacacacactgggtgggtattgattggaagggaggtggcccacctgttcatccaggccttgtcctccacatgccagctgCGGGCTGAGGGTCGGGCagcaaggcgggggggggggatcgggcagccaggtggggggggggcagccaaTCGGGGGGCTCCGGCAACCCGACAAGCAGGCGGGA
Coding sequences within:
- the MAPK4 gene encoding mitogen-activated protein kinase 4 isoform X2, whose product is MWAAGCILAEMLTGRMLFAGGHELEQMQLILDTIPVLHTEDKDELLKVMPTFITTTWEVKKPLRKLLPEVNMEAIDFLEKILTFNPMDRLTAEAALQHSYMAPYSCPEDEPISQHPFRIEDEIDDILLMEASQSQLSNWGRYQVSLSSDLEWRQDRGHGMSEVQRDPRAGSESQVEEAQVDPRKYSQSSSERFLEQSHSSMDRVFEGDYGASCEYKVGSPSYLDKLLWRDNKPHHYSEPKLILDLSNWKRTTIPPTGEIALEEEPSNLFLEIAQWVKSTQSHLECPASPLPEIQDHHQPCSPHQEAPSDISNDAESQFDLDVFISRALKLCTSQEDLPDSKLNDINGACISEHPNEIVQKEAFHKDRW